AGGAGAAAGCCATATTCACCTGTTCAAAGGGCCCAATATGTTCAATATCCTTCCCATCCGAAGATGGGATAGAAATATTTCTGACTGGCCGAATAAATCTAGATGGAGAAGTGAACAGGTACAAACCAGGATATGTGCCACCCAAGCTTAGAGGAACATACCCCACTTCCAAGTCATCAGGAATCTGAAAAACactatacaaattttaaaaataatttaataaaaatggaatCGTGCAATTAGCAACTAGAACAGACCACTGAAGCAGCTGACACTTTCAATCTCCGCAAATGAGCAACAACTTTGTCAGCTTCACCAGAGGATAAAGAGCCAATAACACAACCATCTAGAAGAACAGGAAGAGATCGAGGAGGCCCAGCATGATCAACTTTTGGCCATGAAGTTGTCATTCCAACCCCAACTAGGACATCAAGAATAGacattcttattttaaaaaaatctctaATATTTCCTTGTGAGTTGTAGTACGATGTAATTCCTGGcataaaaattaagcaaagaAATTACATGTCAAATACATATGAATAAACACTTTTAGTAATTTGTGGGTAACAGATAAAAGATGCATGAGCATGTACATGTAGTTTGTTCCTTCCTTTAAGgcaagaaaagaaaggaaaaaatattcattatgaGATTAGAAGCCAACAACAACCAATATTGTTCATTACTTGTTTTAGTTGGAGGCTAGATTTATTCAACTCAACTGCAGTTTCAAACCCCATGTTTTACTTGCTTTTCTTCACATTTCCTAaccatattttataaatcaatctTTTctactcttcttttttttaaagggaTAATCAGCAGGTTATGCATTTGGATACAATTTAAATATAGGCTATCTGAGCAAATGTGCAATCATCATACAACCATTTAGAAATAGCCAACTCAAGCCCCACCAAGTCCAACATTAAAACAGATTATATCAGTTTCAGACAGTTATAACAAATCAATTTGCCTTCATCCATAAACAGTAATAATGCTTCCGGAAGAAATAAGTAACAATCACAAAAATGGAGGCTAACATTGTCAAGAACAAGCTAAACATCTAGTAACATTCATCCCTTCAAACTTGAGGCTCCTAAACAGttgtttcaagaaaaataaaattacttcaaATTTAGCAGCAAAATATTCAAAggaccaaaaagaaaagcaaataaAGGTCGACTTACGGCAAGTACACGTCATGTGATTCAGTAACCCGCAAGGCTCTCCATCAGGAGTGTGCACTGGGCAAAGAAATCCCCAAGATCTATAAATCAAAAGAATGAggtgttacaaaaataataaataaataaatacaagagCCTCATGAATACAAAAGCCTAAAGTGAACAAAAACAAATAGCTGACTATGTTGGCAAACAGATGCGTACTCAGGTAGCAACTTCCGAACACTGGTTGTTCGAAGTCCAGCGAATGAAGCCCCACGATGAACAGACCGAAAAAACGAAATAAATCGTAGGTAGTTAAGCCTCTCTGCCTGAACCGTGAAACCAGCCCTCTagtgaaacaaaagaaaactattaatgATTTTCCAACCTTTACAAGTGCACCCTATAAAGCTTTAAACATAAGATACATACAAGGCATAGATACTAAACGAAACTCTCACACATGTGAAGCGGCAAATTTAAACAGTAACCTCCAAAGGGCAGTTACTTCACTTATTAGTTAGAGATATAGATAACCACAAATGTGCAtgaatactctcaaaatatGCTTCAAAATAGACTGCTAATCGGTTTCAACATTTATATCAGACTCATAAACAGACATTTCAATCTCTGCGCAAGCACAAGCATCTTGTGGCAAAACCAATGGaaatctttctttccttttccttttagcTTCAATTATCTAAAAAGATAAATCAGTAATGATATAATTTCAAGTGATTTCGTGATTATTTTCCAAGGATTAAACAGCATACTTTCCATCCATGTGAGTTAAACTACAAGGTCATATATGGCATTGTGCACCCTAGAATCAGACCTTGAAAAGATCAATAAAACCAAGGCCTCTTTTTGAATCCACCCATGTTTTCTTAGAAAAGACCAATAAAACCAAGGCCTCTTTTTCTTTCCACCCGCATTTGCTTACAACTTCATTCTCCATCAAGTCACATCTTCTTACAGTTAATCTCATGTGACTTCATCTCAGACATCCAAATCACCTTAAATAAGTCCCTCACATTGCCAATTTCCATTATCTCTACCTTTCACTGATAAATTAATtggatattattttataaccaaaagaatttttatttgacatgttaACTGCCTCCATTTTCTCCAGATCAGCTATATTCACAGATATAAAAGTCAATTCATTAAAAAGAGCTCAGCTCGCTAACCAGTATTACATTTTCATTCACTGGCAGCCTTCTTGTGCTACGATAGTATTTCAGCTATAGCGAGGGAACAAGGTGAATTTACCAGCAGCAACGAACATCATTAATCATCTTTCTACACACACCGAGGAATAAACAAAGCTTCACTTCTATGGCtgatcgactttaaaaacatgGCCAATGGTAAAGAAAGTCACTACCCAGCCATCATCCCGCCAAAGCAAGGTCATTACATTTCACATGAATGAACAATAAGTCTTTCCCAAATTCTGGAACCAATTCCAGTCATCAGGCTAATCGTGCTTCAGCACAATGGGAGCTCAAGCAAGAGTTGGACGAGCTTAATAAAAGggtcaaagaaaagaaaacttaacctaacaattcaatttcatagtTTAAGTTGACATTTTTGACATCCACACACATAATTGAATATtggaaataaatatatgaatgaaaGAGCTGACCTGCTGTAAATCTAAACCTGTTTGTGTTATCAATCTTCCAGTTTTCAACAAATTCTCAATTGCTGTACCAATTTGCTTCGAAGAATTTTTGTCCATCACCTTCTTGACATCTTTTACTGCATCGTTGCACAACCAATAAGAGCAATATCAGTCCACAAGTGGAAACAAGCAGCAGgatttttgcaaattaaaaaTCTAGAGTTAGTCATCTTAAGCAGCAAATTAGGACAAGATGCAGGCTAAAAGAAATTTGCTTATCATTTTCATGCATTGAAATCTAGCAAAATTTCTTTCGTGACAGcaagaattaattaaaagaacaaTAAATACAAAACTTCATGGCAGTACTATGGGAAAAATAGGAAACGTAACATCACCAAGCATGAAAAGCCCAGCACTTTTGCATTTGATGTCTTTAGATCATTTTTAAgcatttcaaaataaacaacaGAAACAGGATGGAGATGCTTGTTATTTTTTCgctacaaaaaaatatattagagATTTGGAACACCAATTGTCCTTATAGAAGCAGGACACTAAAAAGTACCTATTCAACACTTGAAACTCAAGAGTACACTTGGAAGCCTGAACAAAAAAGCTCAATGCATGAATGCGAGATATAAGATGCCATCCAAGGTCCCACTGGAGATCTTAAGTGTGGTAGGTAAGATCAGGTAAATGGTGGGATGTTCAGGATCAGGCATCATAGGGTTATCAGGTTTGGACAAGTCAATTCCAGTTTATCTTAAATCAGGTTTATCCAACTTCTTCCAAATTGAACATTCAATGGAAACAATAGTATTGATCATAAAACAACTAACTACAGTAGAATTAAAGTATACGGTGGTTcaaaagaaatgaatgaaacTAGTAATGGTAAAGCTTTCAGCCACCAACAGGAAGCAGAAGATGCAAAATATTAGAAACGCTATAAAACAGAACATGATGGTGCAGAAAGAGAAAGCAGGTTACAGAAAAGATAGAATGGGCAAGGCATAACATACAGCTgcagaaatcaaaattttggctGTTGTTATTAATCTTATCTTCAACAAGCTTTTTTCCTTTGCGCAACCAATCTTCCAGTTTCTCctgaaaaaataaatgatgGGTTAAAATCAATCTTTATGTGAAATTACATCAACGAAGCTGATTTAACATGGTACATGTACTGCTAGCTGTTCCATGCATTAGTGGAtaaaataagagaacaatgatAACAAATcctgattaaaaaaaattatttccaaCGACCAAAGAACTACTGCAAGGTTTACTAAAAGAATAATGTATACTATATAAATGTAGCTTAAGGAATAGAAAACATAGGTGAAGATTATATTACCCATTAGCTTTTGATgtaattcaataatcaattatgtcggtttaaattttatttacaataaatgtatttaattaattgtccTAATCCAGTTATGCCAGAATACAAACTTAGAAAAGTTATAAATCTTGTCAATCAAATAACTAACCATCATTGAAAATTACATAGATTACTCATTGAAGGAATTCccatcatataaaaataacttttaaatagtattattttagtaaaataattaaaaataaataatgcaaTTCACATGCAAATCACATGAAATTAACTGAAACTAATTACGAAAGGTCAACCGGTTGATGCATATCATTATacttttagtaataaattaccCTGATTTCATggattcattaaatattttaaatgagtaaaagaaagggaaaaaatctTCAAATAGTTAAAAGTCTGTCTACCTTAAGGTAAATTGTAATTAGATGGCCAGGCAGTAAAATTTCCTGATTTTGCAAAGAATCTGAGTTATCAGGCGCAGAAGTTTGATCTACAAGCGAGAAAAGTTTCTGCACCATAAAGCTGAAGAGAAGAAgttaaatagaaaacaaaaaggtACAAAGAATGTGTTCATGAAACAACAGTACGTGACAAGTTTACtctaaaatattaagttgaagCTAGGGTAAAGAGAACCTCTATAACTTACATAAGCAGATTAAACTTGTCATTGTTGTCATTCAAGTGAACAAATATGCGATTCCTCAGCACTGCATCAGCAACCTAAGTATAtaataatagagaaaataataGGGCATTAAATGTCTCAGAATTCACTCTAAAAAGATCTCAAGGGAATGAACTAGCTTCTGTTATTTTTACACCACAAAAGGGGACATTTTACAGACAACAAATACAACTTACAGAAGAATAACTCTCAGTTTCCATCCCCTCCATCACAGGTTGGAAGTGTTCCCCTACATTTACAACAAAGGATATTACTATAGATGCTCaacatatgaaataaaatgataattagacAAGTATCATAGTAAGCACCAATATGCAGTAGACACTGGTCCTTAGTAAAAAGCGCCAAGTGCCGAACTTCATCAAGAATAATCTTGGCTCTTTCACCAACAAGTTGCGAGCCAACAGCTCCCTTTATGTTGCCATCTTTCTCATTATAGCAGCATGtcaattttgtataaatttcgTGATCATTAGTGTCAATCAGAGCCTACTAAGAACAATCAGAATTAGAACCAGAAATCAAAAGGATTTAAGAAATATATCTACGAACAGTAGGCATAGATCAAGCGGATAAAATTCAAGAGCTTAAGAAActacaagaagaagaagcaaggACAAATCTTGTTTTGTTGAAAGTGTGGCAAAGAAGCAGATCACATGAAACCTAATTTTATGTCACAAGGAAACAAATTGATGGTGTAGATTAAAAAAGATGGAGATATATGAAGGTGAAATACTGAGGCCCTGTTTTCTTGGTGTTTTTGCTTTCCGACAGTTGTCCcttgttttcccttttttttcctttggggGGCTTTTCATGTTGtattgaaaaataaagtaaataacaaaAGCATTAATCAAATAGAGCCCAGGAAGTATGCAATACATGGAAATCATACTTTGAGGCTTGCATAAGCATAAGCTGAAACACGGAGGACTTGAAAAGATTGGGACAACTGCAACAAGATTGTGAtgtacaataaaaatattggcTGTAAGAAAAATACTATCAAGAGAACAAACCATTCAATGTTCATAAGTTCTCAACCAAACAAAACTTAGATAGAagaaattaactgaattaagTGAAAGATGACACTCAAGCTACTGAAGGGGAAAAAATGTAGACATTAAAAAAGTGCATTGCTTCTATTGACAAAACTAGAATACCTCAACATAATTGGGGAAGAGCACAACTCTAACAAGTACAAAAAGGGTATTGGGaaatccttagtattccaaatTAAGGCTCCATTTTAGtagaaaactataaaatataattttttttcttaaggtGTTCTCCAAAAAAATAGTCATTTCCTGTTATTTGAATGGCTACAAGAAAATCAGCTTGTGGagtttctttgaaataaaaaacaccAAACACTTTCTTCTTTCCTCTCAGTTCCCTTTCCTTTAGATTCCCTGTTTAACCTCTCTCTGAGCAGAACAACATCAAACTCCAAGTCCTGTTGGTGAAGCTAGTCATCTTCTCATTAAACAGTTTACTTTTCCATCATTAACATGCATCATGATCTTAACCCAAATTAAGCAAAATTCTTCACAATACATCAAACTCGCTTCAAGTTCATCATGAAAACTCATAACAATAAAAACAGTAAAAGAACCAAATAGCAATTTTTGAGCAGAGAAAGGATAATCTTTTGGTGTCTTGTCAAGGGTGGTATGTGGATTTTAGTAGGTAAACTTCAGATAAGGAGGCCAACTTTCAACAGATCAGCTTGGATTTTAAAGCTTAACAAGAGAGCTTGTGGAGGAGAGAGAGCTCTTGTTGGAGAGAAAAAGAATGTGGAGGACAAGCCAGTTAGCTTTGCCAGTAGCTATGAGCAGAAACTTGCAGGTCAACCAAGTTGGAAATCAGAGTGAAGAAGGTGTTTACTTGGCTGTTATGTGTTTCAAGGAAAGGAAGAAAGGAATGTGGACTGAAGGGGGAGATTGCGGACTTGGAGAAGGAAATCAGGTGCTAGGCTGATCGCCAGATGCTTTAGGAGTAACCAACAGTGTTGATCATCAGTATGCTTTGGTTTCTGCGGACCAATAGGCCATTGAGTTATTAGTTACAAGCTAGGGGATACCCCAAAGGGTTCCAAACTTTTTAATATCCAAACAGAAAACACAGAAGATGGATTCTAGAAGCCATTTCTGAGGCTACTAACAACCATTTAGAAACATCAATCAAACTATATAGGACAAACATGATTCTAACAGGTTCGAAGATGATTCCATACAGTTCCCAGTATATtatcacacattcacaataagGTAAAACTGGTTTCCCAAAGTATCACATAAGAAAAGCTTGAAGAGAAGTATATTGCGAGCAAGGGAATGTATGTAAAAGAACCGGTGGCTACACCTTAAGTACAATGCCAACAGGAAGCATGTATTCCTTCCCCTGTATCctgcaaacataaattaaaacaaaatgtaTAAGCCTGTTCTATAATCAAACACCACAAGCATCATGTTTCTACTTCAGCTCAGAATTTCTTACCAGAATCCAAGTCTTGCACTCCCATTACGAAGATAATATAACTTAACTGTTACAGAAGACAGGTCATCTCTCACACACCTAGAATAACAATTATATGAGCATCCAAAACAATTTTGAGCAGCAGAATAAGAAAGATCTAATAAGCTCTTTAGTGATCCAATGAGATGCTGGAATAATAACTTGAATGAAAAGAAGGTAATTATAAAGTTATATCTATAAAAACAAGAACCTTATTACAACTGCTTTATCAGTATAACCCTCCCGACGTTCGCGAAATGAATTCCGTTCCAAGCTCATAGGCTGAAAATAAAATACTGCCTCAGTATGCAACATTTTATAATCAAAGAAATGAAAGGAATGGGAGGGTAATTAAGAAACAGTCATCTTACAATAGGTTTAGTATTCTATTCTAGACGTATGAATgatattaatttcattaatctGAAACAAAAAAGGTTAACTCGTCAACCAAAATTAAAGAGTTCTGGCTCACTCACATAATTCCGTTTCGGCAATATCAAAGCCCGGACAACTCTCTCAAGCCCATTCAGAATGAAATAGCTGCATtgccataaaaattttaaatggctTTTAAAATGCTATAAGGAAAACGAAAACTAGACAAAAAAGGGGAAACTGGATATAGAATGCACTATGCATAATTTAGTGTTAGAATCTCATACAGAAATGGTATCATTTCTGTGTAAGATTCATATAGTTCCACACCATACAAACAATTAGTGGTTTACTTATACTATAAGATTTTATGCTCCTAAATACAAGAAACATAGGCTTGAATGAGTCTAATAACGTAAAATATGTAAAACACTAGTGCAATTACAAAAGGgcaaaaagaaagcaaaagggCGAGCAATCTGAAATATATCATGTACAAttccaaacaaataaaatatgcaCATGCTGATATTGCTAGAACTTCTAAGGATGTCAAACATAAATGGTGGGAGATCAATCAATTACTCACCCACCCATTTCTCGTGCCTCTTCTTTGCAAGCAACCAGTTTCTCGGGATTAGCACCTTGCAAGTAACAACGTTTTGactgcataaaataaaatacactcAGCACATGAGTACCAAAGTAAAGCAGAATAAAATTACTATAATAGATAATCCAAGAAAAGAACAAGGTTggattaaaaaatcattaattcaCAGTGATGCTGTAAAATGTGAGCTAATTCTACATTAACAGTGGGGGAAATGAAAGATAACACCTTGTTTGCAAACTGCCAATGCAAAAGTATCTCTATTTCACATGCAGGGGTCATGACAGTCATGCTCCTGCTTTACTGTTACCCTTAATTAAGACAGAAGAAGGTGTAGGCAGGAATGAATCAACAACCAAGTCCCTTTTCTTCTtctgtattttttctttttctaacgtTGCACATCAAATCATTGCACTAATACTTACAAGTCACGTGCATCAAATAATTAGCATCTATTCACCACCAGAGAATAAATACATCTTGCAACAAAAGCAAAGGAAGACATAATTGCAACATAAGGTTTGATGCAAGCATATTGAAAAGTTTTAGTTTTGAAagcattttttaaaacaatttgtaagataaaatattatcagaacataaacaaataagtagTAGTTAACATGGCATAGGTAATAGGTTAAAGCAAGAACataaaagtgtaatttgatgaatttgacaAACTAGAAGAAGCTGACAACAATACCAGCaacttaaattaaaagtttcatGGCAACATGAAGACAGCACCAGTACTGTAGTCAGGCTTTTAGGTAGCTATGTCTTACATGGTAAAACAGATAGAGGAAAACTACACTTCCAGCTTTAGTAGAAATAGCTATAAACTCATAGCATCTGGCCTTAGGACTTGGGTCAAatttccaaaaaagaaaaaacttattAACAGATCTTCATTGTCTTATAAGAAACTGGATATGCTTTAATATtcttggaaaattaaataaagtaaatactaaataaagaTGTAAACGAAGTAATAACGCCACTTTTTACAATTAATCACTTAAATCTTACTAAAATAAGTCTATGGTTCCAAATAGTGATCAATACAAAGCAAAGTAAATGACCTCATtctgaaaattaaagaaaatgaacaaTTATAAGCAGCTAGAGCAATACGATACTCccataatctaaaattaatttgctCATACACTAGTAAAACATGCTATGCAATTCACTTAGACAAATATTCTTggtaaaacataaaattaagtGAAGATgacaaaaagaatgaaagaaactAACCCTTAACATTATGGGAAATTCTCCAAAATTAACTTTTTCTCTTATAACAACTCCGCCATTCCACTGAAAGCAAACATCCATATGCAAGCTCCCCGTATAAGAAATTTTTGCTTGTCTACACTGTTTAAAAGAAAtgcaataattaataaataaaataagaaaccCACTATAATCGAAGACCAGGAAATTATGTTGTAAATTTTTACTTCAAATGGAAGCAATGCTCCAGCTGACGTCTTCGAAGATCGATCCTTTTGTGGTGGAAATATCTCAGGATGATCCAGCCAGAGTAAAATACGAAGTCAAGAACAAACATCAACACACTTGcacttaagaaaaaaattacagtTATGTTTGCCTATCAAACTTGAAACACTAAGTCCAACATAATTGCACTATATAACTC
This genomic window from Gossypium raimondii isolate GPD5lz chromosome 10, ASM2569854v1, whole genome shotgun sequence contains:
- the LOC105777099 gene encoding DNA-directed RNA polymerase I subunit 2 — encoded protein: METQRRKRPGQPPSVKELEELKELFKHHIESFDYMIDEGLEIMLKRVKPVQIFDPNSTKTLRIWLDHPEIFPPQKDRSSKTSAGALLPFECRQAKISYTGSLHMDVCFQWNGGVVIREKVNFGEFPIMLRSKRCYLQGANPEKLVACKEEAREMGGYFILNGLERVVRALILPKRNYPMSLERNSFRERREGYTDKAVVIRCVRDDLSSVTVKLYYLRNGSARLGFWIQGKEYMLPVGIVLKALIDTNDHEIYTKLTCCYNEKDGNIKGAVGSQLVGERAKIILDEVRHLALFTKDQCLLHIGEHFQPVMEGMETESYSSVADAVLRNRIFVHLNDNNDKFNLLIFMVQKLFSLVDQTSAPDNSDSLQNQEILLPGHLITIYLKEKLEDWLRKGKKLVEDKINNNSQNFDFCSLKDVKKVMDKNSSKQIGTAIENLLKTGRLITQTGLDLQQRAGFTVQAERLNYLRFISFFRSVHRGASFAGLRTTSVRKLLPESWGFLCPVHTPDGEPCGLLNHMTCTCRITSYYNSQGNIRDFFKIRMSILDVLVGVGMTTSWPKVDHAGPPRSLPVLLDGCVIGSLSSGEADKVVAHLRRLKVSAASVIPDDLEVGYVPLSLGGTYPGLYLFTSPSRFIRPVRNISIPSSDGKDIEHIGPFEQVFMEIKCPDGGNGGRSTTFPATHEELMPTAMLSVVANLTPWSDHNQSPRNMYQCQMAKQTMAFSLQALHSRADQKLYHLQTPQTPIVRTKTYTKYGLDDYPSGTNAIVAVLAYTGYDMEDAMILNKSAVERGMCRGQIYQTETIDLCEGKSNQGQRIFKREHSDKAISSFVDSDGLPYVGQVIHGNEPYCSTINQVTNSKRVYNHKGSEMAIVDYVAVDTKNKQHLEKVNIRFRHPRNPIIGDKFSSRHGQKGVCSQLWPDIDMPFSGVTGMRPDLIINPHAFPSRMTIAMLLESVAAKGGSLHGKFVDATPFSGAVKGANGKTETESESLVDELGSMLRARGFNCHGVEVLYSGVYGTELTCEIFIGPVYYQRLRHMVSDKYQVRATGQVDQITRQPIKGRKRGGGIRFGEMERDSMLAHGAAYLLHDRLHTCSDYHIADVCSLCGSILTTAIIQPQKRVVREIGGLPPARAPKKVMCHACQTSKGMETVAMPYVFRYLAAELAAMNIKMTIQLGSEAGG